The Bernardetia litoralis DSM 6794 genome includes a window with the following:
- a CDS encoding SIMPL domain-containing protein yields the protein MKTNNSLFISLFLILFLFSSVCLAQNRANYNYNNSEYISNSGSAEMPSQTLPQAFISTENIIELEATVLMNVTADEYVAMFHIEQKGQKLKDVQENMDKRIANFQKGLAELGIKEDEIIIDFLSLVPEYEYDIEKKLFSKTYNEVPVGFELKKNVHIRFKDNKILDKIIAKAAENEIYDLSKVEYFINDTDILYQKLRKKAFTMIAQKEKLYDSLNIKISKLEKVAAENFQTFFPFDRYRSYEAVSKGKTSFSKNSKINNENRSPSAFYEKLNYDNIECIINPTILEPAVQLFFTLKVRYTLPKEEKEEKVIYILTPTGELKKVNLKE from the coding sequence ATGAAAACGAACAATAGCTTATTTATATCATTATTCTTGATTTTATTTTTATTTAGTTCCGTTTGTCTAGCGCAAAATAGAGCGAATTATAATTATAATAATTCAGAGTATATTTCTAATTCTGGAAGTGCAGAAATGCCATCTCAAACTCTTCCTCAAGCATTTATTTCAACTGAAAATATAATTGAATTAGAAGCAACTGTTTTGATGAATGTAACGGCAGATGAATATGTAGCAATGTTTCACATTGAACAAAAAGGACAAAAACTAAAAGATGTACAGGAAAATATGGACAAACGAATTGCCAATTTTCAAAAAGGATTAGCAGAATTAGGAATTAAAGAAGATGAAATAATTATTGATTTTCTTTCGCTTGTTCCAGAATATGAATATGATATTGAGAAAAAACTTTTTAGCAAGACTTACAATGAAGTTCCTGTTGGTTTTGAGCTTAAAAAAAATGTTCATATTCGTTTTAAGGATAATAAAATACTTGATAAAATCATTGCAAAAGCTGCCGAAAATGAAATTTATGATTTATCGAAAGTAGAATATTTTATCAATGATACAGATATTTTGTATCAAAAATTACGTAAAAAAGCATTTACGATGATTGCTCAAAAAGAAAAACTCTATGATAGTTTGAACATTAAAATTTCAAAACTTGAAAAAGTAGCTGCTGAAAATTTTCAGACTTTTTTTCCTTTTGATAGATACCGTTCTTACGAAGCTGTTTCGAAGGGAAAAACGTCTTTTTCTAAAAATTCAAAGATAAATAATGAAAACCGTTCACCAAGTGCATTTTATGAAAAACTAAATTATGATAATATCGAATGTATCATTAATCCAACAATTTTAGAACCTGCTGTTCAGTTGTTTTTTACATTAAAAGTGCGTTATACTTTACCTAAAGAAGAAAAAGAAGAGAAAGTAATTTATATTTTGACTCCGACAGGAGAATTAAAGAAAGTAAATTTGAAAGAATAA
- the rseP gene encoding RIP metalloprotease RseP, which produces MDIQGIIIGILQLLASLSILVGLHELGHLLAAKYFGVRVEKFSIGFPPKIFGFKYGETEYCLSALPLGGYVKITGMIDESLDTDQMKGEPQPYEFRSKPAWQRLIIMLGGIIFNVVLGVLIMVAIAFTYGEKYIPIEEVNKYGIEVNDLGKSLGLETGDKIININGETPKSFRDLLDPAFILNDDSYYTIERNGKEIKIPITSEFLQTYSSDKDEAKAFLTMRDGKYPFAIGAIAPDRNAEKAGLKTKDKVLKVNQTSTPDFDSFQKMLHQNAGKELTFVVERDGKTMNLPVTVAKDSTIGVGISNEINFVERPYGFTESLQVGTETAFGVIGVQAMAYKKMAKGDINASDSLSGPIGMVMIFGMEFDAYRFWRITGFLSMVLALMNLLPIPALDGGHVMFLLYEMITGRPPSDKFLEIAQKIGMVLILGLMIFVFGNDIWKIIKGFL; this is translated from the coding sequence TTGGATATACAAGGAATAATTATTGGAATTTTGCAGCTTTTGGCTTCGCTTTCTATTTTAGTAGGATTGCACGAATTGGGGCATTTGTTGGCAGCAAAATATTTTGGTGTGAGAGTAGAAAAGTTTTCTATTGGTTTTCCTCCTAAAATTTTCGGTTTCAAATATGGCGAAACAGAATATTGTTTGAGTGCTTTACCATTGGGTGGTTATGTCAAAATTACAGGAATGATTGATGAATCATTGGATACTGACCAAATGAAAGGCGAGCCTCAACCGTATGAATTTCGTTCAAAACCAGCTTGGCAACGCCTGATTATTATGCTGGGAGGAATTATTTTCAATGTCGTTTTAGGCGTTTTGATAATGGTTGCTATTGCTTTTACGTATGGTGAAAAATATATTCCAATAGAAGAAGTAAACAAATATGGAATTGAAGTAAATGATTTAGGAAAAAGTCTTGGACTAGAAACAGGCGACAAAATAATTAATATCAATGGCGAAACTCCAAAGTCATTTAGAGATTTATTAGACCCAGCTTTTATCTTAAATGATGATTCTTATTATACGATTGAAAGAAATGGAAAAGAGATAAAAATTCCAATTACAAGCGAATTTTTACAAACTTACAGTTCAGATAAAGATGAAGCAAAAGCATTTTTGACAATGCGTGATGGAAAATACCCATTTGCCATTGGTGCAATTGCACCTGATAGAAATGCAGAAAAAGCAGGCTTAAAAACAAAAGATAAAGTATTAAAAGTAAATCAAACTTCAACACCTGATTTTGATTCATTTCAAAAAATGCTTCATCAAAATGCTGGAAAAGAATTAACTTTTGTAGTTGAAAGAGATGGAAAAACAATGAACTTGCCTGTAACAGTTGCCAAAGATAGCACAATTGGAGTAGGTATAAGCAATGAAATAAATTTTGTAGAACGTCCATATGGCTTCACAGAATCTTTACAAGTAGGAACAGAAACTGCTTTTGGAGTAATTGGAGTACAAGCGATGGCATACAAAAAAATGGCAAAAGGAGATATTAATGCTTCTGATTCACTAAGTGGCCCTATTGGAATGGTTATGATTTTCGGAATGGAATTCGACGCTTATCGTTTTTGGAGAATTACAGGATTTTTATCAATGGTTTTGGCGTTGATGAACCTCTTACCAATTCCTGCTCTTGATGGTGGACATGTTATGTTCCTTTTATATGAAATGATTACAGGTCGTCCTCCTTCGGATAAATTCTTAGAAATTGCTCAAAAAATAGGAATGGTATTAATTTTAGGATTAATGATTTTTGTTTTTGGAAACGATATTTGGAAGATTATTAAAGGATTTTTATAA
- a CDS encoding glycoside hydrolase family 3 N-terminal domain-containing protein, with the protein MIKNNLKTKNFILTGFIFLFLVTPIFAQNITSAQIIAKAVAEEKLRIDNIKWDKREKWVNQKLSNLDLEQKIAQLFMIAAYSNRNESHYRQIDNFITKYKIGGLIFFQGTPSKQAELTNRYQAKANIPLLIAMDAEWGLGMRLKNTISYPRQMVLGAMNDSLAIYDLGKEVARQCLRLGVHVNFAPVIDVNSNPKNPVIGTRSFGENKYRVAKNGIAYTNGMQDGGIIATAKHFPGHGDTDSDSHYTLPQLKHDKKRLSDVELYPFKRLFADSVLSVMVAHLNVPAYDSTENIPTTLSKNVVTDLLKDELGFDGLIFTDAMNMKGLSSNFTPDEGNVQAILAGNDVLLYPASIPKGIALIKKAVEEGKISEAEIEERVKKVLRAKYFVGLNNFKPIKLKGLDADLNNPQANILNEKLHQKAVTIVRNENNLIPFQKLDTLSFGSVVINEKAGNEFQKMLSNYAPFEHVAISSVSTAAFSAAKSTLSNKKVIIVGVFGVNQYSVSTSFGISAATQKFVKELQDLGKNVVVVDFGHAYSLAKFENQKHLVAAYVDNKIMQKSVPQVLFGAVKTQGRVPVSAGDKIKEGDGFTTKSLGRLRYSDYPEGTGMNSKYLNERIDWLANEAIKYRATPGCQVLIIKDSTVIFQKSYGNFKYDKKQKVENESIYDLASLTKIVATVPAMMQLVSDKKIDLDVPISTYLTELDSSEKGKVTARQLLMHRGGYHGNMPGWFETFSNETNYNKYYSNHCDEEYCEEIAPHLYAKAGLKDSIWNWVIESPMRNKRADGSYSYRYSDRGFYMLNQLVARVSGTSLDYLVENTFYNSLGLSTAYHPLRRYDKSVIVPSSVDNLFRKDEVRGIVHDYSAAILGGVSGHAGTFSNANDIGILMQTFLQGGNYGGVQYFDKEVVEEFTRRQLEGGRRALGFDMSMKGRKIPATIYASENTFGHTGFTGTAAWADADKGIVFIFLANRTYPDETNRKLVTKGIRTRMLEAVFQSVIE; encoded by the coding sequence ATGATTAAAAATAATCTTAAAACTAAAAATTTTATTCTTACAGGATTTATATTTTTGTTTTTGGTAACGCCTATCTTTGCTCAAAATATTACAAGCGCACAAATTATAGCCAAAGCCGTAGCAGAAGAAAAACTAAGAATTGATAATATAAAATGGGATAAACGAGAAAAATGGGTCAATCAAAAACTTTCTAATTTAGATTTAGAACAAAAAATAGCACAGCTTTTTATGATTGCTGCTTATTCAAATAGAAATGAAAGCCATTATAGACAAATTGATAATTTTATTACAAAATATAAAATTGGTGGATTGATATTTTTTCAAGGAACACCAAGCAAACAAGCCGAACTTACTAACCGTTATCAAGCGAAAGCAAATATTCCTCTCTTGATTGCAATGGATGCAGAATGGGGTTTAGGAATGCGCCTAAAAAATACAATTAGTTATCCTCGTCAAATGGTTTTGGGAGCGATGAATGATTCATTAGCCATTTATGATTTGGGCAAAGAAGTAGCTCGCCAGTGTTTGCGTTTGGGAGTTCATGTCAATTTTGCGCCTGTAATTGATGTCAATAGTAATCCAAAAAATCCAGTTATCGGAACTCGTTCTTTTGGTGAAAATAAATACAGAGTTGCCAAAAACGGAATTGCTTATACAAACGGAATGCAAGATGGTGGAATTATCGCAACAGCCAAACATTTTCCAGGTCATGGCGATACAGATTCAGATTCACATTATACACTGCCACAACTCAAACACGATAAAAAACGATTATCTGACGTAGAATTATACCCTTTCAAACGTCTTTTTGCTGATTCGGTTTTGTCAGTAATGGTAGCTCATTTGAATGTTCCTGCTTATGATAGTACAGAAAATATTCCTACAACACTTTCAAAAAATGTAGTTACAGATTTATTAAAAGATGAACTTGGTTTTGATGGATTGATTTTTACAGATGCCATGAATATGAAAGGACTTTCTTCTAATTTTACTCCAGATGAAGGAAATGTACAAGCTATTTTGGCAGGAAATGATGTTTTGCTTTATCCTGCAAGTATTCCTAAAGGAATTGCACTTATCAAAAAAGCAGTAGAAGAAGGCAAGATTTCAGAAGCTGAAATTGAAGAGCGAGTAAAAAAAGTATTGAGAGCAAAATATTTTGTAGGCTTAAACAATTTCAAACCAATAAAATTAAAAGGTTTGGATGCTGATTTGAATAATCCACAAGCTAATATTTTGAATGAAAAATTGCACCAGAAAGCTGTTACGATTGTTAGAAATGAAAATAATTTGATTCCTTTTCAAAAGCTAGATACACTTTCTTTTGGTTCTGTTGTAATCAATGAAAAGGCTGGAAATGAGTTTCAAAAGATGCTTTCTAATTATGCTCCTTTTGAGCATGTTGCTATTTCATCAGTTTCTACGGCTGCTTTTTCGGCTGCAAAATCAACATTATCAAATAAAAAAGTAATTATTGTAGGTGTTTTTGGTGTCAATCAATATTCAGTAAGTACTAGTTTTGGAATCTCGGCAGCCACACAAAAATTTGTAAAAGAATTGCAAGATTTAGGTAAAAATGTAGTTGTTGTAGATTTTGGACACGCTTACAGTTTAGCAAAATTTGAAAATCAAAAACATTTAGTGGCTGCTTATGTAGATAATAAAATCATGCAAAAATCTGTTCCTCAAGTTTTGTTTGGAGCTGTAAAAACGCAAGGGCGTGTTCCTGTTTCGGCAGGAGATAAAATCAAAGAAGGCGATGGATTCACTACAAAATCATTAGGGCGTTTGAGATATTCAGATTATCCAGAAGGTACAGGAATGAACTCTAAATACCTCAATGAAAGAATTGATTGGTTGGCAAATGAAGCCATAAAATACAGAGCTACCCCAGGGTGTCAAGTACTTATTATAAAAGATTCGACTGTTATCTTTCAAAAATCGTATGGAAATTTTAAGTATGATAAAAAGCAAAAAGTAGAAAATGAATCTATTTATGATTTGGCTTCACTTACCAAAATTGTAGCGACTGTTCCTGCTATGATGCAGCTTGTGAGCGACAAGAAAATTGATTTGGATGTTCCTATTTCTACTTATTTGACAGAGTTAGATAGTTCAGAAAAGGGAAAAGTTACGGCTCGTCAATTATTGATGCACCGAGGAGGTTATCATGGAAATATGCCAGGATGGTTCGAAACTTTTTCAAATGAAACAAATTATAATAAATATTATAGCAATCATTGTGATGAAGAATATTGCGAAGAGATTGCGCCTCATCTTTATGCAAAAGCAGGATTAAAAGATAGTATTTGGAATTGGGTAATAGAATCTCCAATGAGAAACAAACGTGCTGATGGCTCGTATAGTTATCGATATAGTGACAGAGGTTTTTATATGCTTAATCAGCTTGTGGCAAGAGTTTCGGGTACTTCTTTAGATTATTTAGTAGAAAATACTTTTTATAATTCACTTGGGCTTTCAACGGCATATCATCCACTTCGCAGATATGATAAATCTGTTATTGTACCTAGTTCGGTAGATAATTTATTCAGAAAAGATGAAGTTCGTGGTATTGTTCATGATTATTCAGCAGCTATTTTGGGTGGTGTAAGTGGACATGCAGGAACATTTTCTAATGCAAATGATATTGGTATTTTGATGCAAACTTTTCTTCAAGGTGGAAATTATGGAGGAGTCCAATACTTTGATAAAGAAGTAGTTGAGGAGTTTACTAGAAGGCAATTAGAAGGAGGAAGAAGAGCTTTAGGTTTTGATATGTCAATGAAAGGGCGCAAAATTCCTGCTACTATTTATGCTTCTGAAAATACATTTGGACATACAGGTTTTACAGGAACAGCAGCTTGGGCAGATGCCGACAAAGGAATTGTTTTTATTTTCTTAGCAAACCGAACTTATCCAGACGAAACCAATAGAAAATTAGTTACTAAAGGTATTCGTACACGTATGTTAGAGGCTGTTTTTCAGTCGGTTATAGAATAA
- a CDS encoding MFS transporter, with translation MRKNPPMPKNNPRIINAWASYDWANSVYNLVITTTIFPIFFNQATRAAFGSEKVDFFGMTIENTVLYSYAIALSYLIIALISPPLSAMADYGGTKKRFMQFFTYLGAGSCLCLFFFDGTNVELGIICASVASIGYAGGMIFYNAFLPEIATEDKFDSVSAKGFAFGYIGSVILQIINIGMTLKPEFFGFADAAEGSRWSFLSVGIWWIVFAQIPFYFLKDNPPTHKEKTDWLKKGFEELGMVWKEAKKLPALMKFLISFFFFNMGVQTVMFMASLFGEKELKLETANLIAIILIIQVVAILGAYLFAKVSDKKGNIFALALLIGLWIFICCLAYFVQTAEQFYGLAILVGLVMGGIQSLSRSTYSKFLPKDTPDTASYFSFFNVADRLSTSIGMGVFALIEDYSESMRNGIFALTIFFIIGLVVLLQINKKAIKI, from the coding sequence ATGAGAAAAAATCCTCCAATGCCTAAGAATAATCCTCGTATAATCAATGCGTGGGCAAGTTATGATTGGGCAAACTCTGTTTATAATTTAGTTATCACAACCACTATTTTTCCTATCTTTTTCAATCAAGCTACACGGGCTGCTTTTGGAAGTGAAAAAGTAGATTTCTTTGGAATGACTATCGAAAATACAGTTTTGTATTCGTATGCCATTGCACTTTCTTATCTAATTATTGCACTTATTTCTCCTCCTCTTTCGGCTATGGCTGATTATGGTGGAACAAAGAAACGTTTTATGCAATTTTTTACTTATTTAGGTGCTGGTTCGTGTTTATGTCTATTCTTTTTTGATGGAACAAATGTAGAATTAGGAATTATTTGTGCAAGTGTGGCAAGTATTGGATATGCTGGAGGAATGATTTTTTATAATGCCTTTTTGCCAGAAATAGCAACAGAAGATAAATTTGATTCTGTAAGTGCGAAAGGTTTTGCGTTTGGTTATATTGGAAGTGTTATTTTACAAATTATCAATATTGGAATGACTTTGAAACCTGAGTTTTTTGGTTTTGCTGATGCTGCTGAAGGCTCTCGCTGGTCTTTTCTTTCTGTTGGTATTTGGTGGATTGTATTTGCTCAAATTCCATTTTATTTCTTGAAAGATAATCCTCCTACACACAAAGAAAAAACAGATTGGCTAAAGAAAGGATTTGAAGAATTGGGTATGGTTTGGAAAGAAGCTAAAAAACTTCCTGCCCTAATGAAATTTTTGATTTCATTTTTCTTCTTTAATATGGGTGTTCAGACAGTTATGTTTATGGCTTCGCTTTTTGGAGAAAAAGAATTAAAATTAGAGACAGCAAACCTTATCGCTATTATTTTGATTATTCAAGTAGTAGCAATTTTGGGTGCATATCTTTTTGCTAAAGTATCCGATAAAAAAGGAAATATTTTTGCGCTTGCGCTTTTGATTGGGCTTTGGATTTTTATTTGTTGTTTGGCTTATTTTGTCCAAACAGCAGAGCAATTTTACGGTTTGGCTATCTTAGTAGGTTTAGTAATGGGAGGAATTCAGTCTCTTTCTCGTTCTACATATTCTAAATTTTTGCCAAAAGATACACCTGATACAGCTTCTTATTTTAGCTTTTTCAATGTTGCTGACCGTCTTTCTACTTCTATCGGAATGGGCGTTTTTGCACTTATTGAGGATTATTCAGAATCAATGCGAAATGGCATTTTTGCACTTACTATTTTCTTTATTATTGGGCTTGTTGTGCTTTTACAGATTAATAAAAAAGCAATAAAAATTTAA
- the ybeY gene encoding rRNA maturation RNase YbeY, giving the protein MSDNNLPLLVFLPTTSQRMEEKELPINFFSEEIDFELDNEEKTSNWLQKIANKEGFVTSAINYIFCDDKYLHKINMEYLNHDTYTDIITFDNSEQAQVLEADIFISVERVKENSKELKTTFEQEIHRVMVHGLLHLTGNDDHSAEEKQLMREKEDTALAILE; this is encoded by the coding sequence ATGAGCGACAATAATTTGCCGTTGTTGGTGTTCTTACCAACAACATCACAACGCATGGAAGAAAAAGAATTACCCATCAATTTTTTTAGTGAAGAAATTGATTTTGAATTAGACAACGAAGAAAAAACAAGCAACTGGCTTCAAAAAATTGCTAATAAAGAAGGTTTTGTAACTTCGGCAATCAATTATATTTTTTGTGATGACAAATATTTACATAAAATTAATATGGAATATTTGAATCATGATACTTATACTGATATTATTACATTTGATAATTCAGAACAAGCGCAAGTCTTGGAAGCTGATATTTTCATTAGTGTCGAAAGAGTAAAAGAAAACTCAAAGGAACTCAAAACTACTTTTGAACAAGAAATTCATCGTGTAATGGTTCATGGACTTTTGCACTTGACAGGAAATGACGACCATTCAGCAGAAGAAAAACAACTGATGAGAGAGAAAGAAGACACTGCTTTAGCTATTTTAGAGTAA
- a CDS encoding 2OG-Fe(II) oxygenase — translation MKKIQHTPQIWTIENFLSEEECQNLIFFSENKSYQEATVSLKNGAKMMKNIRNNDRVIYEDTQLAQKYWQKLKGFCPKFIKEIVKQETQNYQAIRLNSRFRFYKYESNQRFKKHIDGRVKLEKEEQKQESRITFLIYLSDDFEGGQTVFDYKNERKEIEVIEIQPKIGTALCFVHEIKHEGKSVPKGTKYVLRSDIMFQVV, via the coding sequence ATGAAAAAAATACAGCATACTCCCCAAATTTGGACAATAGAAAATTTTTTGTCAGAAGAAGAATGTCAAAATCTTATTTTCTTTAGTGAAAATAAATCCTATCAAGAAGCAACTGTAAGCCTAAAAAATGGCGCAAAAATGATGAAAAATATTAGGAATAATGATAGAGTAATTTATGAAGATACACAACTAGCTCAGAAATATTGGCAGAAATTAAAGGGTTTTTGCCCCAAGTTTATAAAGGAAATTGTGAAGCAAGAAACTCAAAATTATCAAGCTATTAGATTAAATTCTAGGTTTCGGTTCTATAAATATGAATCTAACCAACGTTTCAAAAAGCACATTGATGGAAGAGTAAAATTAGAAAAAGAAGAACAAAAACAAGAAAGCAGAATTACTTTTTTGATTTATCTAAGTGATGATTTTGAAGGAGGGCAAACTGTTTTTGATTATAAAAATGAAAGAAAGGAAATTGAAGTTATAGAAATTCAACCAAAAATAGGAACTGCGCTCTGTTTTGTTCACGAAATAAAACATGAAGGTAAATCAGTTCCAAAAGGAACAAAGTATGTTTTGCGTTCAGATATTATGTTTCAAGTTGTATAA
- a CDS encoding bifunctional ADP-dependent NAD(P)H-hydrate dehydratase/NAD(P)H-hydrate epimerase produces MKILSANQMRQADQETIKNEPISSLALMERASKKAFYWIQNYFAQNLINTEFHIFCGIGNNGGDGLVLARLLSNFAFQINVYVVNFSDKRSKDFEANFERIKEISNVQLVELKEKADLEKIIISNQNNWIIDAIFGYGLNRVPEKIAAKTIEFINQSSNKNIISIDIPSGLFADENQSKKQHFDKKITIKAAHTLTFQSPKLSFFFDEYSEFIGNFDVLDIGLDKNFIEKLDSQNYWLTPQKIKQIYKPRTRTGHKGTFGHALLIVGSYGKIGAAQLSTKAALRSGIGLLSVRTPKCGVGILQTAIPEAMVLVDDFDQENKKSKKKNKYILNSFSDELLEKIKDYKTIGIGCGIGTEKQTQKLLLQILKTIDYPIVIDADALNILSQNRNYENDKQDWLNFVPKNSILTPHPKEFERLFGKTFSVEKRHELLRDLAQKHQFYILLKGSFSALALPNGDIYHSSFGDIGMATGGSGDVLTGIITSLLAQGYNSEESLLLGVFLHGKAGELAAKNKSSEAMLPSDLIENICTIFKLI; encoded by the coding sequence ATGAAAATTCTATCAGCGAATCAAATGCGACAAGCAGACCAAGAAACTATCAAAAATGAACCTATTTCTTCTTTAGCTTTAATGGAAAGAGCTTCAAAAAAAGCTTTTTATTGGATTCAAAATTATTTTGCTCAGAATCTTATTAATACCGAATTTCATATTTTTTGTGGTATTGGAAATAATGGTGGCGACGGACTTGTACTTGCTCGTTTGCTTTCAAACTTTGCTTTTCAAATAAATGTGTATGTAGTAAATTTTTCAGATAAACGAAGTAAAGATTTTGAAGCTAATTTTGAAAGAATAAAAGAAATTTCAAATGTGCAACTTGTAGAACTAAAAGAAAAAGCAGACTTAGAAAAAATAATCATTTCTAATCAAAATAACTGGATTATAGATGCTATTTTTGGGTATGGATTGAATAGAGTTCCTGAAAAAATAGCAGCCAAAACCATTGAATTTATAAACCAATCTTCTAACAAAAATATAATTTCGATAGATATTCCTTCGGGACTTTTTGCAGATGAAAACCAAAGTAAAAAACAGCATTTTGATAAAAAGATAACTATTAAAGCAGCTCACACGCTTACTTTTCAAAGTCCAAAATTATCATTTTTCTTTGATGAATATAGCGAGTTTATAGGAAATTTTGATGTTTTAGATATTGGTCTTGATAAAAATTTCATTGAAAAATTAGATTCTCAAAACTACTGGCTTACCCCTCAAAAAATAAAGCAAATTTATAAACCACGAACACGAACAGGACACAAAGGAACTTTCGGACATGCTCTTTTGATTGTTGGAAGCTATGGAAAAATAGGAGCAGCACAGCTTTCAACAAAGGCAGCTCTTCGAAGTGGAATTGGTCTTTTATCTGTCAGAACACCAAAATGTGGAGTTGGTATTCTTCAAACAGCCATTCCAGAAGCAATGGTTTTGGTTGATGATTTTGACCAAGAAAATAAGAAAAGTAAGAAGAAAAATAAATATATTCTAAATTCTTTTTCAGATGAATTACTAGAGAAAATAAAGGATTACAAGACTATCGGAATTGGTTGTGGAATCGGAACAGAAAAACAAACTCAAAAATTGCTTTTACAGATTTTGAAGACTATTGATTATCCAATCGTAATAGATGCAGATGCTTTAAATATTTTATCTCAAAACAGAAATTACGAAAATGACAAGCAAGATTGGTTAAATTTTGTTCCAAAAAATTCTATTCTGACACCTCATCCAAAAGAATTTGAACGCCTTTTTGGAAAAACATTTTCAGTAGAAAAAAGACACGAACTTTTGAGAGATTTAGCACAAAAACATCAATTTTATATTTTATTAAAAGGTTCTTTTTCGGCTTTAGCTTTACCAAATGGAGATATTTATCATAGTTCTTTTGGAGATATTGGAATGGCAACAGGTGGAAGTGGAGATGTTTTGACAGGAATAATTACTTCTCTTTTGGCACAAGGTTACAATTCAGAAGAAAGCCTTTTACTAGGTGTTTTTTTACATGGAAAAGCTGGAGAACTAGCAGCCAAAAATAAGTCTAGTGAAGCCATGCTTCCTTCTGATTTGATTGAAAATATATGTACTATTTTTAAATTAATTTAA
- a CDS encoding PP2C family protein-serine/threonine phosphatase → MNIDKYLVPNRLLEKNNNTEEYRKAKLIGWSLIIIILFMLIGIPINWILSNKMGTYINTFMTIPSVCVYFYFKRKGNFVVTGNLIATIVLFQFSFLNTLSLQSICLVFWWSIAPISAFLYANKKSGLIWSAIILAVVFIYFSVPFFGYNYPNFSSTQLSEIEALLFDFNAILFYFIYLLSIIYIYETEKDALVNRLVKTNHEMLTQNEEIRQQQEEIVAINDHLAVKNVELDTVLNNLEYKNLKITSSIRYAKTIQHAILPFSKKINSFFEEHFILYRAKDIVSGDFYWLEQKPNSNTIFLAVGDCTGHGVPGAFMSLISFSILNDIVLKQNISSPDMILEQAHELIQNALKQNSSNNADGMDIALCAITRLEDKIKISFSGAKRPLYFTTPLGKIESLRGTRRSIGGTNRKTLKPFNVETLFLEKGSILYLTTDGFADQNNKNNEKFSSLHLMSILSEINKLPLSKQKKQLEITLDKYQEGTEQRDDITVLSVKL, encoded by the coding sequence ATGAATATAGATAAGTACCTCGTACCTAATAGGCTGTTAGAAAAAAACAATAATACTGAAGAATATAGAAAAGCTAAACTAATTGGTTGGTCACTTATTATTATTATATTATTTATGTTGATTGGAATACCTATTAATTGGATTTTATCCAATAAAATGGGAACATACATAAATACATTTATGACAATACCATCAGTATGTGTATATTTTTATTTTAAAAGAAAAGGTAACTTCGTAGTTACAGGAAATCTAATTGCTACAATAGTACTTTTTCAATTTTCATTTCTTAATACTCTTTCTCTTCAATCAATTTGTTTGGTTTTTTGGTGGAGTATTGCACCTATCTCAGCCTTTTTATATGCCAACAAAAAATCAGGACTCATTTGGAGTGCTATTATCTTAGCTGTTGTGTTTATTTATTTTAGTGTTCCTTTTTTTGGCTATAACTATCCTAATTTTTCATCTACGCAACTTTCAGAAATAGAGGCTTTATTATTTGATTTTAATGCAATTTTATTCTATTTCATTTATCTTCTTAGTATAATTTATATCTATGAAACAGAGAAAGATGCTTTAGTTAATCGTTTGGTAAAAACGAATCATGAAATGCTCACACAAAATGAAGAAATAAGACAACAACAAGAAGAAATTGTTGCTATTAATGACCATTTGGCAGTAAAAAATGTAGAATTAGATACAGTATTAAATAATTTAGAGTATAAAAATCTAAAAATAACTTCTAGTATAAGATATGCCAAAACAATTCAACATGCTATATTGCCTTTTTCTAAAAAGATAAATAGCTTTTTTGAAGAACATTTTATTTTATATCGTGCAAAAGATATTGTTTCGGGTGATTTTTATTGGTTAGAGCAAAAACCTAATAGCAATACTATATTTTTGGCTGTTGGGGATTGTACAGGTCATGGCGTTCCAGGTGCTTTTATGTCACTTATTTCTTTTTCTATTTTGAATGATATTGTACTCAAGCAAAATATTTCTAGTCCTGATATGATATTAGAACAAGCTCATGAATTAATTCAAAATGCCTTAAAACAAAATAGTTCTAACAATGCTGACGGAATGGATATTGCTCTTTGTGCTATCACTAGGCTAGAAGATAAAATAAAGATTTCTTTTTCAGGAGCAAAAAGACCTTTATATTTTACAACTCCTTTAGGTAAAATTGAATCTCTCAGAGGAACTCGTCGTTCGATAGGTGGTACAAATCGCAAAACTTTAAAACCTTTTAATGTAGAAACTTTATTTTTAGAAAAAGGAAGTATTCTTTATTTGACTACTGATGGTTTTGCAGACCAAAATAATAAAAATAATGAAAAATTTAGTAGTTTACATTTAATGTCTATTTTATCTGAAATCAATAAATTACCACTCAGCAAGCAAAAAAAGCAATTAGAAATTACATTAGACAAATACCAAGAAGGAACAGAGCAACGTGATGATATTACAGTTTTGTCAGTAAAATTATAA